The genomic region TGCTCTTTTTCGGTTGTTGCAAGGCGTTCTAGTACTGATGGACTTAGTTGTTTATATCCTCCCAGTAACCTAGCTGCAAATTGGGTCAGTAGTGGAAAGCTTTTATCAAAGTGAAATGCAGTATCTGTCAAAATTAGAGTGCGGCTGGCGGAATGAAAAAACACACATTCGTTGAGTAAATCAACTCCGTTCAAACCCAAAACTCTTAAACCATTGAATACCATAAAGTCTAATCCAGGTAATAACTCACCTCGATCGCCCCTGATGGTCTGGTCAATTAATAATTCTGGTTTTTTGATGGTTAAACCAGGTGCAGCCCAAAAGGTTGCCTGGGGATAAATAGATTTGAAATTAGCTGCAAATAAATGGTGATAAAGGTTGGGAGCGATAATATGTTTAACCACTCCCAGTTTGCTGAGTTCACTTACAAGTGTGTCACTAGGTTGAATTGCAGAAATTATGGCTAATTCTTGATTTGCCAATCGAATAACCGTCATTCTAATTCCGACACTAAGTCCCAAATATCGGAAGGGTTGTTCTGCAACCCAAATATCTATATCAACTTCTTTGAGCATAGTTTAGAGGAAT from Oxynema aestuarii AP17 harbors:
- a CDS encoding DUF4336 domain-containing protein; this encodes MLKEVDIDIWVAEQPFRYLGLSVGIRMTVIRLANQELAIISAIQPSDTLVSELSKLGVVKHIIAPNLYHHLFAANFKSIYPQATFWAAPGLTIKKPELLIDQTIRGDRGELLPGLDFMVFNGLRVLGLNGVDLLNECVFFHSASRTLILTDTAFHFDKSFPLLTQFAARLLGGYKQLSPSVLERLATTEKEQVRQSVEGILLWDFERVIMAHGSIIERDGKEKFKKGYESFLR